One Nocardioidaceae bacterium SCSIO 66511 genomic window carries:
- a CDS encoding MarR family winged helix-turn-helix transcriptional regulator, whose translation MSATATTVPNPAPESSVPAEPSSPPLLEAMTLFSRAMRASVRQFDRLETSLRRTDAALLRYLTTHGDSRAGDIALEYGIDASVVSRQVGCLVERGYVERRTDPADARASLLVITGSGREQLAEFDRAYSRFLADRFDDWSDDQIRTAAVVLTDVATTLIHDHHDEKDS comes from the coding sequence ATGTCTGCAACCGCTACCACAGTGCCGAATCCCGCTCCCGAGTCGAGCGTGCCCGCTGAGCCGAGCTCGCCGCCGCTGCTCGAGGCGATGACGCTGTTCAGCCGTGCCATGCGGGCGAGCGTGCGCCAGTTCGACCGGCTCGAAACCTCCCTGCGACGTACGGACGCAGCGCTGTTGCGCTACCTCACCACCCATGGCGACTCCCGCGCCGGAGACATCGCCCTCGAATACGGCATCGATGCCTCGGTCGTCAGCCGCCAGGTCGGTTGCCTGGTCGAACGCGGCTACGTCGAGCGTCGCACGGATCCGGCCGACGCTCGCGCATCCCTGCTCGTCATCACCGGCTCGGGGCGTGAGCAGCTGGCGGAGTTCGACCGCGCGTACTCCCGCTTCCTCGCCGATCGTTTCGACGACTGGAGCGATGACCAAATCCGAACTGCCGCGGTCGTCCTCACGGACGTGGCGACCACGCTCATTCACGACCATCACGACGAGAAGGACTCATGA
- a CDS encoding DUF3027 domain-containing protein codes for MAPTVRTPRPDSVGANAVEAARAALVEAVGSVDVGDHEGVRAEGERTVSHVFACRRRGYRGWHWSVTVTRAPRQRSVTVNEIVLLPGADAIVAPDWTPYRERVQPGDMSPGDLLPPDDDDIRLVPGWSAGDPAVDGLVDPTSVRPVADEVGLGRKRVLSLEGRDQAADRWNAGPQGPDNELTRQAPHHCRTCGFMVSMSGPLGTAFGVCANGLANDDGRVVSLDHGCGAHSKTRLSRSAASRTLPEPVVDTVGVDDLELF; via the coding sequence GTGGCACCCACAGTACGTACGCCCCGTCCCGACTCCGTCGGCGCCAACGCCGTCGAAGCGGCCCGCGCTGCGCTCGTCGAGGCCGTCGGATCCGTCGACGTCGGCGACCATGAGGGCGTACGCGCAGAGGGTGAGCGCACGGTTTCGCATGTGTTCGCCTGCAGGCGTCGCGGCTACCGCGGTTGGCACTGGTCGGTGACCGTGACCAGGGCGCCACGCCAGCGTTCGGTGACCGTCAACGAGATCGTGCTGCTGCCCGGCGCCGACGCGATCGTTGCACCCGACTGGACTCCGTACCGCGAGCGCGTACAACCCGGCGATATGAGCCCGGGAGACCTGCTCCCGCCCGATGACGACGATATTCGGCTCGTACCCGGTTGGTCGGCGGGCGATCCTGCCGTCGACGGCCTCGTCGATCCCACCTCCGTACGTCCGGTCGCCGACGAGGTCGGTCTCGGCCGCAAACGGGTGCTTTCGCTCGAGGGTCGAGATCAAGCCGCGGATCGTTGGAACGCCGGCCCGCAGGGCCCCGACAACGAACTGACGCGCCAGGCGCCGCACCATTGCCGCACGTGCGGGTTCATGGTCTCGATGTCCGGCCCCCTCGGCACGGCATTCGGCGTATGCGCCAACGGCCTCGCCAACGACGACGGCCGCGTGGTCTCCCTCGACCACGGCTGCGGCGCGCATTCGAAGACCAGACTCTCGCGCTCCGCCGCCTCACGTACGCTGCCGGAGCCGGTCGTCGACACCGTCGGCGTCGACGACCTCGAGCTCTTCTAG
- a CDS encoding MFS transporter, with protein MEPPNEPPPQGSPGPPPGEPEQGRAARAAQSTGRAAQAVGRGGRFAVRKARKLTHAQGAGESGLSRLLELHAFNTGGDAAVAVALAGTLFFAGATSEARTDVAWFLLLTMLPFAIVAPLIGPFLDRFRRGRRWAIGGTMAIRAFCCWILAGAVADESTATLYPAALGVLVASKAYGVTRASAVPRLLPPQITLVKANSRISLTGTAGAMLSGPLAAGTALIGAEWTCRYAFVLFTIATILAILLPERVDSSEGEEQVGMASMSGAKNRGPAIAPSVVRALRGNAGLRFLIGFMLMYMAFVLRNPTFDGWESTTETTILLGAVLGSLGGGQTVGTLIASFVRSRPPEAVILVVMVFEVSVLVVCTVLFSIPAAILLALTVGVCGSLGKLSLDALIQRDIAEDVRTSVFARSETLMQLSWVVGGFVGILAPLDPPRVGLTIASICVVVWSGFVLYARFSSKRSAHPSAQPDPNPTRRESRPDDATRHYPQPRPAQPDDPTIANDAVPADDPTIRSRRAPYDQERPPEPPPPPRTEPPYNS; from the coding sequence GTGGAGCCGCCGAACGAACCACCGCCGCAGGGCAGCCCGGGTCCCCCGCCCGGCGAGCCCGAGCAGGGGCGTGCAGCAAGAGCGGCGCAGTCGACGGGCCGTGCGGCGCAGGCCGTCGGGCGCGGTGGCCGGTTCGCCGTACGAAAGGCCCGCAAGCTCACCCACGCACAGGGCGCCGGTGAGTCGGGGCTGTCTCGGCTGCTCGAGTTACACGCGTTCAACACCGGCGGCGACGCGGCGGTTGCGGTCGCCCTCGCGGGCACGTTGTTCTTCGCCGGCGCGACGAGCGAGGCGCGCACCGACGTCGCGTGGTTCCTGCTCCTGACGATGCTGCCGTTCGCCATCGTCGCGCCGCTGATCGGGCCGTTCCTCGACCGCTTCCGCCGCGGTCGCCGCTGGGCGATCGGCGGCACGATGGCGATCCGGGCATTCTGCTGCTGGATCCTCGCCGGCGCCGTCGCCGACGAGTCGACTGCGACGCTCTACCCGGCTGCGCTCGGCGTACTCGTCGCGTCGAAGGCGTACGGCGTGACCCGGGCCTCTGCCGTCCCTCGCCTGCTGCCGCCGCAGATCACCCTCGTCAAGGCGAACTCCCGCATCTCGCTCACGGGCACGGCCGGCGCGATGTTGTCCGGCCCGCTCGCGGCCGGCACCGCGCTGATCGGCGCCGAGTGGACCTGCCGGTACGCCTTCGTGCTGTTCACGATCGCCACGATCCTCGCGATCCTGCTGCCCGAACGCGTCGACTCGTCCGAGGGCGAGGAGCAGGTCGGCATGGCGTCGATGAGCGGCGCCAAGAATCGCGGTCCCGCCATCGCCCCGAGCGTCGTGCGGGCGCTTCGCGGCAACGCGGGCTTGCGGTTCCTGATCGGGTTCATGTTGATGTACATGGCGTTCGTGCTGCGCAACCCCACCTTCGACGGGTGGGAGAGCACGACCGAGACGACCATCCTGCTCGGTGCCGTGCTGGGTTCGCTCGGCGGCGGCCAGACCGTCGGCACGCTGATCGCGTCCTTCGTACGCTCGCGTCCGCCCGAGGCGGTCATCCTCGTGGTGATGGTCTTCGAGGTGAGCGTGCTCGTCGTCTGCACCGTGCTCTTCTCGATCCCCGCGGCGATCCTGCTCGCCCTCACGGTCGGTGTCTGCGGATCACTGGGAAAACTGAGCCTCGACGCGTTGATCCAGCGCGATATCGCCGAAGACGTGCGTACCAGCGTGTTCGCCCGCTCCGAGACGCTGATGCAGCTGTCGTGGGTCGTCGGCGGGTTCGTCGGCATCCTCGCGCCGCTCGACCCCCCGCGTGTCGGCCTGACCATCGCGTCGATCTGCGTCGTCGTGTGGAGCGGGTTCGTGTTGTACGCGCGGTTCTCCTCGAAACGGTCAGCTCATCCGTCGGCGCAGCCCGACCCGAACCCGACTCGGCGCGAGTCCCGGCCCGATGACGCCACCCGCCACTATCCACAGCCGCGGCCCGCCCAACCGGACGACCCGACGATCGCCAACGACGCGGTACCCGCCGACGACCCCACCATTCGCAGTCGGCGCGCTCCGTACGATCAGGAGCGGCCGCCCGAACCGCCGCCACCGCCTCGCACCGAGCCGCCGTACAACTCCTGA
- a CDS encoding cold-shock protein yields the protein MPTGKVKWYDADKGFGFLSKDEGGDVFVRADALPSGVTTIKSGTRVEFGIVQGRKGDQALQVRLLDKPPSVAKAKARASRKPPEEMVVIVEDLIGLLDGLGEGYRHGRHPDSRTAKPTASLLRALADQLDS from the coding sequence GTGCCCACTGGCAAGGTGAAGTGGTACGACGCCGACAAGGGCTTCGGCTTTCTCAGCAAGGACGAGGGCGGCGACGTCTTCGTCCGCGCCGACGCGCTGCCGTCCGGAGTGACGACGATCAAGTCGGGTACGCGCGTCGAGTTCGGCATCGTGCAGGGTCGCAAGGGTGACCAGGCGCTGCAGGTGCGGCTGCTCGACAAGCCGCCGTCGGTCGCGAAGGCGAAGGCACGGGCGAGCCGCAAGCCGCCCGAGGAGATGGTGGTCATCGTCGAGGACCTCATCGGTCTGCTCGACGGCCTCGGGGAGGGCTACCGTCACGGCCGCCACCCTGACTCGCGTACCGCCAAGCCGACCGCGTCGCTGCTGCGCGCACTCGCCGACCAGCTGGACTCCTAA
- a CDS encoding YihY/virulence factor BrkB family protein: MSTVTERIDGFQRRHAVIGYPIAVIYKFGDDQGNYLAAMMTYYAFIAIFPILLLGTSLLGLFIQGNDALRDEIFNSALSQFPIIGDRLGQPDELSGSTASVVIGLLVALYGSLGVAQAGQHAINVAWAVPRNARPNPIMSRLKSVVLLMIAGAALIATAIGSAFARNSDVVGSRMQALPSWVIPFGTTVLFALIFTAMFRLASAYDHRFRSAAPGAIAVAVMWHYLQQGGEVYVREVLQGASEVNGTFALVLGLIGLIYIGSFIVVFGIEINVVLAKRLYPRALLTPFTDHVDLTEADKRAYAGYVRAQRHKGYEVVDVRFERRPPRKTAFKPAPPDSADGGVSDHDTFPEPGEVPEDDMSPDTTFGADVSADDDPTPDAPPPDAPTAVQPVDENPPDAFSVPDDPDPTLEAPADPNGFAGRREDAWRDGNAS; the protein is encoded by the coding sequence GTGTCTACAGTGACGGAGCGCATCGACGGCTTTCAGCGCCGCCATGCCGTGATCGGCTATCCGATCGCCGTCATCTACAAGTTCGGCGACGACCAGGGAAACTATCTCGCCGCGATGATGACGTACTACGCGTTCATCGCGATCTTCCCGATCCTGCTGCTCGGCACGTCGCTGCTCGGGCTGTTCATCCAGGGCAACGACGCGCTACGTGACGAGATCTTCAACTCCGCGCTCAGCCAATTTCCGATCATCGGAGACCGGCTTGGTCAGCCCGACGAGCTCAGCGGTAGCACCGCATCGGTCGTCATCGGACTCCTCGTCGCGCTGTACGGTTCGCTCGGTGTCGCTCAGGCCGGACAACACGCGATCAACGTCGCGTGGGCCGTGCCGCGCAACGCCCGCCCGAATCCGATCATGTCGCGGTTGAAGAGCGTCGTCCTCCTCATGATCGCCGGTGCCGCGCTGATAGCGACGGCGATCGGGTCCGCCTTCGCCCGCAACTCCGATGTCGTGGGCAGTCGGATGCAGGCATTGCCGAGCTGGGTGATCCCGTTCGGGACCACGGTGCTGTTCGCCTTGATCTTCACCGCGATGTTCCGACTCGCGTCGGCGTACGACCATCGCTTCCGCAGCGCGGCGCCGGGAGCGATCGCCGTCGCCGTGATGTGGCACTACCTGCAGCAGGGCGGTGAGGTCTACGTACGCGAGGTGCTGCAGGGCGCGAGCGAGGTCAACGGTACGTTCGCGCTGGTCCTCGGGCTGATCGGCCTGATCTACATCGGCTCGTTCATCGTGGTGTTCGGCATCGAGATCAACGTCGTGCTCGCGAAGCGCCTCTACCCGCGGGCGCTGCTCACGCCGTTCACCGACCATGTCGATCTGACCGAGGCCGACAAGCGGGCGTACGCCGGTTACGTACGCGCGCAGCGGCACAAGGGGTACGAAGTGGTCGATGTCCGCTTCGAGCGGCGGCCGCCGCGTAAGACGGCGTTCAAACCCGCGCCGCCGGACTCGGCTGACGGGGGTGTCTCCGACCATGACACGTTTCCGGAACCCGGCGAGGTGCCGGAGGACGACATGTCGCCGGACACGACCTTCGGCGCGGACGTGTCGGCCGATGACGACCCGACTCCCGATGCACCGCCGCCGGACGCTCCGACGGCGGTTCAGCCGGTCGATGAGAACCCGCCGGACGCCTTCTCCGTACCCGATGACCCGGATCCGACTCTCGAAGCGCCCGCCGACCCCAATGGCTTCGCCGGCCGACGCGAGGACGCGTGGCGCGACGGCAACGCGTCGTAA
- a CDS encoding AMP-binding protein, with the protein MSEPSYVSGTSELPLLGDTIGHNLERTVAAHGAREALIEVESGRRWTYAEFDADVDAFALGLLARGIAKGDRIGIWSPNCAEWTIAQYATAKVGAILVNVNPAYRTHELSYAINQSGMRMLITATQFKTSDYASMVEQVRPECHHLETVIHIGGDDWADLVAAGERHDRAALRKRMGELSADDPINIQYTSGTTGYPKGATLSHHNILNNGFFVTETIEFTEQDRLCIPVPFYHCFGMVMANLGCTTHGAAMVIPAPAFDPAVTLQSVQDERCTALYGVPTMFIAELNHPDFASYDLSTLRTGIMAGSPCPVEVMKRCMTDMHMEQVSIAYGMTETSPVSMQTRPDDDVERRTATVGRVHPHVEVKIIDPVTGLTVDRGTPGEFCTRGYSVMLGYWDDLDKTRETIDAARWMHTGDLAEMRDDGYVNIVGRIKDMVIRGGENLYPREIEEFLYTHPDIADVQIVGVPDERYGEELCAWLQLREGAAEIDADGLAAFCEGKLARHKIPKYVLVVDEFPMTVTGKVRKVQMRKESVERLGLDAGAAGATA; encoded by the coding sequence ATGAGCGAGCCTTCGTACGTCTCCGGAACCTCCGAACTGCCGCTTCTCGGCGACACCATCGGCCACAACCTCGAGCGCACCGTCGCCGCGCATGGTGCGCGTGAGGCGTTGATCGAGGTCGAGTCAGGGCGACGCTGGACGTACGCGGAATTCGACGCAGACGTCGACGCCTTCGCGCTCGGCCTGCTCGCCCGCGGCATCGCCAAAGGCGACCGCATCGGCATCTGGTCGCCCAACTGTGCCGAGTGGACGATCGCGCAGTACGCGACGGCGAAGGTCGGCGCGATCCTGGTCAACGTCAACCCGGCGTACCGCACCCATGAGTTGTCGTACGCGATCAACCAGTCGGGTATGCGGATGCTCATCACGGCGACGCAGTTCAAGACGAGCGATTATGCGTCGATGGTCGAGCAGGTGCGCCCCGAGTGCCACCATCTCGAGACGGTGATCCACATCGGCGGGGACGACTGGGCCGATCTCGTCGCCGCGGGGGAGCGGCACGATCGTGCGGCGTTGCGCAAACGGATGGGCGAGCTCAGCGCCGACGACCCGATCAACATCCAGTACACCTCCGGCACGACCGGTTACCCGAAGGGCGCGACGCTCAGCCACCACAACATCCTGAACAACGGGTTCTTCGTGACCGAGACGATCGAGTTCACCGAGCAGGATCGGTTGTGCATTCCCGTGCCCTTCTATCACTGCTTCGGCATGGTGATGGCCAACCTCGGCTGCACGACGCACGGCGCCGCGATGGTCATCCCGGCGCCGGCATTCGACCCGGCGGTCACGTTGCAGTCCGTACAGGACGAACGCTGCACTGCGCTGTACGGCGTGCCCACGATGTTCATCGCCGAGCTGAACCATCCCGACTTCGCGTCGTACGATCTGTCGACTCTGCGTACGGGCATCATGGCGGGCTCGCCGTGTCCGGTCGAGGTGATGAAGCGCTGCATGACCGATATGCACATGGAGCAGGTCTCCATCGCGTACGGCATGACCGAGACCTCTCCCGTGTCCATGCAGACCCGACCCGACGACGATGTGGAACGGCGTACGGCCACTGTCGGCCGCGTGCATCCGCATGTCGAAGTCAAGATCATCGACCCAGTCACGGGCCTGACTGTCGATCGAGGTACGCCGGGCGAGTTCTGTACGCGCGGCTATTCGGTGATGCTCGGCTACTGGGACGACCTCGACAAGACGCGAGAGACGATCGACGCTGCTCGCTGGATGCACACGGGCGATCTCGCCGAGATGCGTGACGACGGGTACGTCAACATCGTCGGTCGAATCAAGGACATGGTGATCCGTGGCGGCGAGAACCTCTACCCCCGCGAGATCGAGGAGTTTCTCTACACCCATCCCGACATCGCAGACGTCCAGATCGTCGGCGTACCGGATGAGCGCTACGGCGAGGAGCTGTGCGCCTGGCTGCAACTGCGCGAAGGCGCTGCGGAGATCGACGCCGACGGACTTGCGGCGTTCTGCGAAGGCAAGTTGGCGCGGCACAAGATCCCGAAGTACGTGCTTGTCGTCGACGAGTTCCCGATGACCGTGACCGGCAAGGTGCGCAAGGTGCAGATGCGCAAGGAGTCGGTCGAGCGCCTCGGTCTCGATGCAGGAGCGGCAGGCGCCACGGCCTGA
- a CDS encoding DUF6463 family protein, with product MNKPRSSWRSGGMCGPLLVATGVIHLGYGVVVGWDSVVDLFTAGIGSADSGSATRESWFWFLVAGFPMLLVGQLVTRYHARTNEVPGFLCWYLVVFAALVWFIPASGFWIFWPQAALAFYVARTGRSAHTQVVTSNAV from the coding sequence ATGAACAAGCCGAGATCTTCTTGGCGGTCGGGTGGCATGTGCGGCCCGCTGCTCGTTGCGACCGGCGTCATCCATCTGGGCTACGGAGTCGTGGTCGGGTGGGACAGTGTCGTCGACCTGTTCACCGCGGGCATCGGTAGTGCCGACTCGGGCTCGGCGACCAGGGAGTCATGGTTCTGGTTCCTCGTCGCCGGCTTCCCGATGCTGCTCGTCGGCCAGCTGGTCACGCGCTACCACGCGCGTACGAATGAGGTGCCCGGCTTCCTCTGCTGGTACCTCGTCGTGTTCGCCGCGCTGGTGTGGTTCATACCAGCGAGCGGCTTCTGGATCTTCTGGCCACAGGCTGCGCTCGCGTTCTATGTCGCCCGCACAGGTCGCAGCGCGCACACGCAGGTGGTGACCAGCAATGCTGTTTGA
- a CDS encoding TetR/AcrR family transcriptional regulator, with amino-acid sequence MSRGQVSRTDWVYAALDALGDTGVGGVRVDVLAKRLGVTRGSFYWHFKDRSALVEAALEEWELVCTTRTIEQLDTIADPAERLRTLLTHALDIEALSRLEPAIVAHATDPVVTPVLTRVTQRRVDFLAEVYRELGFGRAEARREAIVAYAAYTGWLQLRSAAPDVIPELADRGRKGIAARAHLADRLITKSASTAD; translated from the coding sequence ATGTCAAGAGGTCAGGTCTCACGTACGGACTGGGTGTACGCGGCGCTCGACGCACTCGGCGACACCGGAGTCGGCGGCGTCCGCGTCGACGTACTCGCCAAACGGCTCGGCGTCACTCGCGGCAGCTTCTACTGGCATTTCAAGGACCGAAGCGCGCTCGTCGAGGCTGCGCTCGAGGAGTGGGAGCTGGTCTGCACGACACGGACCATCGAACAACTGGACACGATCGCCGACCCGGCCGAGCGCTTGCGCACCTTGCTCACCCATGCGCTCGACATCGAAGCCTTGTCGCGATTGGAGCCCGCGATCGTCGCGCACGCGACCGATCCGGTCGTCACCCCGGTCCTCACCCGCGTCACGCAGCGTCGCGTCGACTTCCTCGCCGAGGTGTATCGCGAGCTCGGGTTCGGACGGGCAGAGGCACGGCGCGAGGCGATCGTCGCGTACGCGGCGTACACCGGCTGGTTACAGCTGCGAAGCGCGGCGCCGGACGTAATTCCCGAGCTGGCCGACCGCGGGCGCAAGGGCATCGCGGCGCGTGCGCATCTGGCCGATCGGCTGATCACGAAGAGCGCCAGCACCGCCGACTGA
- a CDS encoding sugar phosphate isomerase/epimerase, which produces MTIHIGSAPDSWGVWFADDQAQTLASRFLDEVAEAGYEWIELGPYGYLPTDPSELGDALEARGLKVSAGTVFEHLHRPDSWDDVWKQVSDVAGLTQAMGGEHIVVIPDPWRDHKTGDPLESRELSAEQWQRLTSGMDELGRRILDEYGLHVQFHSHADSHVGYQRDIERFVESTDPAYVNLCLDTGHVAYYGGDNLELIRKYPERIGYLHLKQVDPAIVAQVEAEDLSFPEAVRRGVMVEPPQGEPPMEPVLEAAGALGRDLYAIVEQDMYPCEPDVPLPIARRTLTYLVSCGASPR; this is translated from the coding sequence ATGACCATCCACATCGGCTCGGCTCCCGACTCATGGGGGGTGTGGTTCGCCGACGATCAGGCGCAGACCCTCGCGAGCCGCTTCCTCGATGAGGTCGCGGAGGCAGGGTACGAGTGGATCGAGCTCGGCCCGTACGGCTATCTGCCCACCGACCCGAGTGAGCTCGGCGACGCGTTGGAGGCGCGCGGGCTGAAGGTGTCGGCAGGCACGGTGTTCGAGCACCTGCACCGACCCGACTCGTGGGACGACGTGTGGAAGCAGGTGTCTGACGTCGCCGGTTTGACGCAGGCGATGGGCGGCGAGCACATCGTGGTCATCCCCGACCCGTGGCGCGACCACAAGACCGGCGATCCGCTGGAGAGCCGCGAGCTGAGCGCCGAGCAGTGGCAACGCCTGACCTCCGGCATGGATGAGCTGGGCCGCCGCATCCTCGACGAGTACGGACTGCACGTGCAGTTCCACTCCCATGCCGACAGTCACGTCGGCTACCAGCGAGACATCGAGCGCTTCGTCGAGTCGACCGACCCGGCGTACGTGAACCTCTGTCTCGACACCGGCCACGTCGCGTACTACGGCGGCGACAACCTGGAGCTGATCCGCAAGTACCCCGAGCGAATCGGCTACCTGCACCTCAAGCAGGTCGATCCCGCGATCGTCGCCCAGGTCGAGGCTGAGGACCTGTCGTTCCCCGAGGCGGTACGCCGCGGAGTGATGGTCGAGCCCCCGCAGGGTGAGCCGCCGATGGAGCCGGTGCTCGAGGCGGCCGGTGCGCTCGGCCGCGACCTGTACGCGATCGTCGAGCAGGACATGTACCCCTGCGAGCCCGATGTACCGCTGCCGATCGCGCGGCGCACTCTCACCTACCTCGTGAGCTGCGGCGCGTCTCCACGGTGA
- the iolD gene encoding 3D-(3,5/4)-trihydroxycyclohexane-1,2-dione acylhydrolase (decyclizing), with protein sequence MTERLTVAQAIVRFLAAQYTERDGEQHRLIAGCFGIFGHGNVAGIGQALLQSELDDPSALPYLLGRNEQAMVHSAVAYARASDRLQTYAVTTSVGPGATNMVTGAALATVNRLPVLLLPSDTFADRSAAPLLQELEVPHAGDVNVNDAFRPVSRYFDRVTRPEQLPAALLAAMRVLTDPADTGAVTLCLPQDVQAQAYDWPPELFERRVWRIGRPVPQPDPLAEAIRLIRSAERPLIVAGGGVVYASASAALAALSEQTGIPVGQTQAGKGSLLSAHPQCVGAIGSTGTTAANALARDADVVIGVGTRYSDFTTASRTAFQREGVQFVNVNVARVDAVKHSGLELVADARITLEALADGLAGHTVGLAYAEEIARRRAEWDSIVDRAYHPAERHDRLTQSAVLGTVNETTEARDVVVCAAGSMPGDLHKLWRVRDPHGYHVEYGYSCMGYEIAGGIGVKLASPDRDVVVMVGDGSYLMMATELVTAVQEGLKLIVVLVQNHGYASIGALSESLGSQRFGTQYRYRSASGRLDGDHLPVDLAANAESLGAQVVRAATADELADALRVAKAGDRTTVIQVETDPYAGAPDSESWWDVPVAETSTLDSTREARTTYDKHKASQRTYLRPTNGQENA encoded by the coding sequence ATGACCGAGCGGCTCACGGTCGCACAGGCGATCGTACGTTTCCTGGCGGCGCAGTACACCGAACGCGACGGTGAGCAGCACCGTCTCATCGCGGGTTGCTTCGGCATCTTCGGCCACGGCAATGTCGCCGGCATCGGTCAAGCCCTGCTGCAGTCTGAGCTCGACGACCCGAGCGCCCTTCCGTACCTACTCGGCCGCAATGAGCAGGCGATGGTGCACAGCGCCGTCGCGTACGCACGGGCGAGCGACCGACTGCAGACGTACGCCGTGACGACGAGCGTCGGCCCTGGCGCGACCAACATGGTGACGGGGGCGGCGCTGGCAACCGTCAACCGCCTGCCGGTATTGCTCTTGCCGTCCGATACATTCGCCGACCGCAGCGCGGCGCCCCTCCTGCAGGAGCTGGAGGTCCCACACGCCGGCGACGTCAATGTCAATGATGCGTTCCGTCCCGTCTCCAGGTACTTCGATCGAGTGACGCGCCCCGAGCAGCTGCCCGCGGCGCTGCTGGCCGCGATGCGCGTACTCACCGATCCTGCCGACACGGGCGCAGTGACGCTCTGCCTACCGCAGGACGTGCAGGCGCAGGCGTACGACTGGCCGCCGGAGCTCTTCGAACGCCGGGTGTGGCGAATCGGGCGTCCCGTGCCGCAGCCTGACCCCTTGGCCGAGGCGATTCGGCTCATCCGGTCGGCCGAGCGCCCGCTGATCGTCGCCGGGGGCGGTGTCGTGTACGCAAGCGCGTCTGCCGCGCTTGCCGCGCTGTCCGAGCAGACCGGCATCCCAGTCGGGCAAACCCAAGCGGGCAAGGGATCTCTGCTGTCCGCGCATCCTCAGTGCGTCGGCGCGATCGGTTCAACGGGTACGACCGCCGCCAACGCACTCGCACGCGACGCCGACGTGGTCATCGGCGTCGGCACGCGTTACAGCGACTTCACGACCGCGAGCCGTACGGCGTTCCAGCGCGAAGGCGTGCAGTTCGTGAATGTCAACGTGGCAAGGGTTGACGCTGTCAAGCACTCGGGCTTGGAGCTCGTCGCGGACGCGCGGATCACCCTCGAAGCGCTCGCGGACGGCCTCGCCGGTCACACCGTAGGGCTTGCGTACGCCGAGGAGATCGCCCGCCGGCGTGCCGAATGGGACTCGATCGTCGACCGTGCGTACCACCCGGCCGAGCGGCACGACCGTCTCACCCAGAGCGCCGTGCTCGGTACCGTCAACGAGACCACCGAGGCTCGCGATGTCGTGGTGTGCGCGGCCGGCTCGATGCCCGGCGACCTGCACAAGCTGTGGCGGGTACGCGATCCCCACGGCTACCACGTGGAGTACGGCTACTCCTGCATGGGATATGAGATCGCGGGAGGCATCGGTGTGAAGCTGGCCAGCCCCGATCGCGACGTCGTCGTCATGGTCGGAGACGGGTCGTACCTGATGATGGCGACCGAGCTGGTGACCGCCGTACAGGAGGGCCTGAAGCTGATCGTCGTACTCGTGCAGAACCACGGGTACGCGTCGATCGGTGCACTGTCGGAGTCGCTCGGCTCACAGCGGTTCGGCACGCAGTATCGCTACCGCTCCGCATCCGGACGACTCGACGGCGACCACCTGCCCGTCGATCTCGCGGCCAACGCCGAGAGCCTCGGTGCGCAGGTCGTACGCGCAGCGACGGCCGATGAGCTCGCCGATGCCCTACGTGTCGCCAAAGCAGGCGATCGGACAACCGTCATCCAGGTCGAGACCGACCCGTACGCGGGCGCTCCCGACTCCGAGTCGTGGTGGGACGTGCCGGTCGCGGAGACATCGACGCTCGACTCGACGCGCGAGGCGCGCACCACCTACGACAAGCACAAGGCGTCGCAGCGTACGTACCTGCGGCCGACGAACGGACAGGAGAACGCATGA